AGAGTGTTCATCATACAAAATAATTcacacagtgattttacttctattgaagtaaaatgtcttttcagcaACAGTAGTTAGTGACCGTTGACGTCATGACGTCAGTGTAGTGTCTCATATCCAGTgtctggagtttctgttactggttgtgtttttttccgtCTGAATAGTTAATGTTGctcttttcttcatcacagtgtctaactacctgctgtacatttaaacttacactagttctgctccagcacccagagctctctgctccttttcgTGACTTTAGTGACAAATTCAGCGGTTGTCTACATGCAGTTCATTTcagctagttactttagcttagcagttagcgctagcttctctctctctctcgctcggtGTGTCTTGAACCaacagatgagcttgttcatCAGAGTCTgctgttgttgtaacttcactGTAGAGGATTATGATGTGTATTACATCTgcagtgatgtctgctgtcttaccttcgACACACAGTCCCATTCCTCACCTGGAGCCGCTCTAGTGTGTGAGCGTCTGTGTACACAGCAGCCTACAGCGTGATAGGCCATTACTCTGACGTCTAACCAATCAGATcgtgctgtgggcgggacatCAGCTGTGGGCGGGACATTGCTCCAGACTTCAGGATGGAAAGTACAGATCAGTTTCTTTATTCGCATCATCaccaataataatattaataatcacagTAAGTTGCTGATTTTACTGTTATTAACCTGTTATCCTAAATTCCTGCACGTCAGTGATGATTTATTTGCCTGTAATAATCAGACCACTGTCACACTGGGCAGAGCCGTCGTCTAAACTCAGACGTTTGACATCAAACATTCAGTTACAGAAGTTGTAGTTGGTGAGAAGGAGAAActcagaagctgcagcagatgagGCTCTaactgttctctgtgtttccataACAACAGCCTCTGATTCTCTGCTGAGCTTCAGTCAGTGACTCACTCATGTTCATCAGCTGATGTTCAACTCAACAGTGTCACCTAGTGGCTCAATGTGACACTGTCACTGGTTTTATAACAGGTATGTTACAGAGAGGAGGACCGGTTCTGCCCTGTCCCCCAAAGACCGTTAAACATCATCAGTAAAATACTAAAACAcgggggcgtcgtgtggcgtagtggtctaagcaggcgctccatgtgtagaggctacagtcctcgctgcagctggccccggttcgagtcccgcatcggacggcctttactgcatgtcattccccctctctgcctccccatttcctgtctctctactatcctgtccaataaaggcataaaaaagcctaaaaaaatatactttaaaatactaaaacacTCACTGTTTAAAGTTTGAGTTAGAAATGTGACACTGACCGTTGGGTTTACAGCAgagtttcattttgagtttcGACTGTTGACTgatgctttttttgttgtttgtctttaaagAGAAACTTGCGATTAAATCCCCTCTTGagtcagaaaatgaaatcacacaTTAGACATACAGCAGACATTTTCATCACAGCAGGAAATACACAGAAGTaactcattaaaataaaagtcagctccactaagtacatttactcaaatacagCATTTCAGTGTACGTTTTGGACAGAAGCAGTTTTTAGTTTAAAgatttgcttcttcttctttttaattttgtgtaaaaatattttagttttttcagaactttttggtttttatgcacaaactgaaaatgcagAAGGAAAAACACTGTAGCCTGagtcacacaacaacaacaaaaaacaacaacaacaacaacaacaacattgttCACGTTCAAGCAAACTTTATTAATGTGATATGAAGCAGTAATGCAGGTTGATAACATGAGACATGAGCTCGTCTATATACACagctctgcaggtgtgtgtagttacagcatgagcacacacacacacactctatacAGCgtccaccaacacacacacacacacacacacacacacattagtttgAAGGTCTGATACCTGTTACAGGATTTTAACCAGCAGctcagtttcattatttttggttTGAAAACATTTAGCACCAGAACTCACAGATCGACTCTGCAGCACCGAGCGAAGTGAaagtttaaaacacaaactgctgagTGTCACTTTTCACTGGAAATGACCTAAAACTCCTGAAACTttaaattaacaacaacaaaaatgagaGTAGAGAAAAGACATGCATGTAAGTTCCTATTCGCAATCTAAAAATGATTATTGTGTGATCGAGTTGAAGCCGTCAGCTGTTGCTCAAGATGCGTCTCCATATTCTGAAATAATAAGTGATATCTTGGCGTCTCGATCTGTagcaatgtcataaaaaacgtgTGTATTTACTTAAAGCATCGAACAGACTCAGTCAAAATGAGAGTAAATATCatgttagaaataaaaactaaatctgcaaagtaaaaaaacaactaacGAACCAGTAACTGCAGGTAACagataaatgtgtaaatacagtTCTCACATAAAGAGCCAGAGCTGCACAGAAGCACAGAcctggaaatatttttatttatttatttattttatttaacccCCCCCTTCATCCATTTTAAACTGACCAcgtgtaaaatattaatatcaaaaaCGTCTGTGAGTAATTCAGCTTCattaattcatgtgtttttatgagttttaatAATGACTCTTTGCTTTAATCTGGTTATAATTGAATTATTAGAGTCACATGTTTAACAAACTGTGACTTTAATATTCACTCCTCTGTAGCTCCACccgtctccacctgtctccacccGTCTGTTCATCCTCAGGCTCAGTAGCTGCAGGAAGGAGAAACAACACGATCAGTCTCTGATAGAAAGTATTGACGACTGATAGAAAAcatttgctcacacacactgaattgatgatgatctgatgatgtcatatgaGCGTCTGATATCCAGGCTCctccccttcatcctcctctgacgaccagacatcatttaattcaaatagtttattatttctgaaatattttcatctttctttgttACAATCTCAGATCAATAACGATCGTTAACGTGACGCTGATTAACGGTTAttagaacacctgtgaagcggagtgatacatgtagtgaAACGTCCCAGTGCTGTTATTCTCCAAATCAGCACTGGAatgactctcgtccaatcagatcGCTCGGTCacaactaactgttgtataattgaaaatataaaatgtctaaaTTACCAATATGTTGAAGGGAAGTTGAATTGATTCGTCTGAAATGAATGTTTCACATTGTCTCTTTAAAGacagtgaagctgcagtttcacctctgaccctgacctttgacccacgTCTGAGCGGAGGTGTGTGGGACGCGGTTCATGAGCGGGAGAACGTTTCTTACGATGTCATGGTGCAGCCGGAGACGTGCGCGGCGGTGCCGGTGTACTGGACGTCACAGCGGACTACGTTGTTGTTGAAGTTGGACTCTGGGACCTGCTGCCTGGGGTTCACCGTCACCTGTCACCCAGAATGCATCACTCATATATAATACCCGTGTATATTCAATGTACAGATAACTCTGTGTAACATGCTGCTGTGAACGACTGTGTTACTTTCTGTGTATATTCAAACAGAGCATCtgctggggactattttcagaggcggattaatacacatttgattCTCCAGTGAGTATTTctactgtgaaaacacagaataaGACTTATactttaaaaacaggaagtcgTCTCATTACTGAACCTTGAGGATGTATTTTCCAGGTGAGACGTCGGTGATGTCGATCCACTGACAGTCAATGTCGGCGTTGTAGGTGTCATAGCAACCAGGACTCaaaccctgcacacacacacacacacacaattttttatctctttacaAGACACATTTACTTGAAATTATTAAATagttaataatattttatacagtaataaatgtagaaatacataactacattttctcataacttaaatatcaaatttaaatgtaattgtcCGGACAGATCACAAACCTTTATTTTAACATTGACAGATGGTTGATTAATGATTATACAATAATATGCAAATATcaacaataatattaaatacGATATAATAAAAGACGTATCCTTGATATTTATGTTgtgataatattattatatcatattatatttgatacaaaacacaaagatatggAAACGTGTTTTattcctttctgtctgtccttcctCACTGTCCTCTATCCTACTTCCTTCCATCCTTGTTTTCGGCTCCTTTCCTTGCTCCCTTGTTTGTTCCTCATATCAAGTGTTACATGTACAGATGAATCTGTAAACGGCGTCTGTTCTCGTTGCTGTCCGGTAATCGCTCTGCTTCAGATGACATGTGGCGTAGACGGTGGTGTGTGTTGGTACCTGAGTGTGTGAGGTGCAGGCGAAGCGGCGGTAGTATCCCGGGTCACAGGAAGTGTCCTCCAGACAGAAGCTGGCCTTGTGACCCTCGGCGACCTGGCTCTGGGTCCGGGCGTCCAGCAACTCGTACAGGCTGAACTCGTCCATGCTGTGGAAGTGACTGAGAGAGAGCGGCGAGGTCAGGTCATcggtgctaacatgctaacgttagctttaaCTCGCTACCTACTTGTGACAGCTGTGCCACTCCCAGGCGTATCGGGGTTTGCTGGGCAGGAAGTCGGCCGTTCCCTGGTTCTTCACCCTCTGAGGGAACCTCAGCAGAACCCTGGTGTCATAATCCTGAGAATGAGCAGAGGAACTGGAGGAGAACAAACAACTGGAGGTCAGAGTTAGAACgtttaatattcatattttaagcAAAGCACAAACTTACAGAGTTCCCAGCAGTGTATGTGAACGCAGCACGCTTTGACCCTGCATGATATTTTCCTACACGTGTTGTGATTGAACATGTGCTTCTAATGTAAAGATACTTGGAGACAAGTTCACAGAAAGTGTCAGTTTCAGACTCAAAGACGGGGTCACGCTGGTCTGACGGACGGTGACCTCACAGATTGATCAGATTGATCAGGTGTCCATCATGATACTGGAtattcacagagacagaagaatgTGGAAAGCGTGAGATGAGAGTATTGAACATTGAATATTTTGTTTCTGCAAAACAGATCATCTGCTGTTTCACATCAACAGCTTCTCTCCCGAGTCACTGGAGAGAAGTTAAAGCTGATTTCTGTCAATATGTAACTtctctgaaatgaaaaagcGTCTGATAGAAGTGGGCGGGGCTACAAGCTGCAGGTGTCAGTGTGTCGGCTTACGAGGCGAGGCAGTTCTCCTCTGCAGCACAGCGCAGGTTGTACATGGGCAGCCTCTGGACGTAGGTGGCGATCTGGATGTAGTACGGGTCAGGAACCAGATCAGGGAGACCTGCAACGAAGacacagtggggggggggggggggtccatcAGTCCTGCAGGAAAACATCTCTTCACCATCACCCTCACCTCAGCAGCtcaggtgacctctgacctgaagACTTTAATGGAGAAATTAAGCTCAAACAACCGTGAGTCGCAACAGATTGACCGAGGCATGAAAACAGCAAGGCCTGCTGGGTAACTCTTTCTAATGAGGGCAGACTACTGCCCCCTCCTGGTCTGGAGACGTATTTCCTCCTAAACTATTCCTGGTGCATTGAGACTGACTTGTTGTGTCGGGGCCCTGAACCTGGTCCATCCAGGGCCACATTAATCTCTGTTGTATATGGGCCCCTACTGACCCCCATTAACACAGTTTCATTAAATCCCCAGAACCAACCAGAACCAGTAGAGCTGAAAAGATCCAGAGTCCCTCGACAACATGGGGCCAAAACAtcgaggggggggggcaacagtCAGTGATGCAGCTTCATCCGGCCCCAGATGATGCAGAGTAAACCTTTAGGGGACCTGGGGGTCTGGACCTCTTGGGAAATTGTCTGTTTCGCCCAGTTAATAATCCAGATTATAACAGTACAATactcacagctgtgttttaattcacattttatttcaaatgattaaaaataaaaacaggccCGTCATTAAAATCTATAGGAAATGTAAATTAAACCATCTGACTTCCTTTATCACCGAGGGGCGGAGCTACAATGAGCCTATGAAAAGTGACATTTGGACCTTTTCCAATTGATGACCCACTGAAAATCTCACAAATGTTGGAGGCCCATGGATTTAATGTTTTAGAGTGAACAAGTATATAAATGTTCCTGTCATTGgcttacaaaaaaaactatgaaaggATTATTTAAACATCTTAATGTCTGTAAAAATAATTTCGTTTTAAAACTTTATGATGATGACGTCACAGTTATAAATTAGCCTTAGCAGAgcgacacacagacagcagggTCAGGCCGGTGGTTCCGTACCGTTCTGGTGGTAGCTGGTGCCGTACCCGTGCCGGGGCTGGGTCCTGGCTCTGGGTCTGTAGTAGGAGTTGTAGTGGTTATAATACGGATAGTAGTTGGAGGACTTGTACGGGTTGTACGGATCGTCTCCGACCATCATGTCCTCCCGCCTCACCGGGGCAGAGTCCCCGTCGCCGCCGGGCGTCGGCTGCGGCTGCTGCCGCTGACGCGTCATGGCGCGTAATTGCGCGGTGCTGCTGGCTGCCGGGACGCGCGGGGAGCTGCGGGACGCGGCGGGAACCGTGTCATTACCGCTGTTGACGACGACCACGGGGTTCCCGCGGCTCGGTGACCCGGTTTGCCTCCTGCTGGACGGCCGGTACTGGGCGCCGCGGCTCAGGATGCTGAAAACCTGCCCGTTATGTTGCCATGTCAACCCCCGCCGGAGCGCATCACCGTCACCGTCAGCAGCCGCCTCCTGAGCGCGAGCTTCATCCAGAAAACTACAAAGGAAACATAAATGtgcaaaagagagaaacaaggcCTCAGAGGAGAGTTCCTTCATCTTTGAATAAATAACTGACACGAAGAAGAACgatcctcttcttcttcttcttcttcttcttcacaaacacaactggtgatctgaagaagttctgtcaagtgtctgagctcagctgctgaagagagagagagagagagagagagagggagggagggagggagggagagagagaggaggagttaAATGTTGTTGAAGCTGCAGTATGGTTTTGGATGTGATGTGGCCTTTGACCTTCACTACATGTGACTTTCATTCAGGGTCAGCAACTAACAACCAGATGAGATTcgtctcatttttaaaaactacaacatcagtttgtgtctcagagtaaatttcataataaaacctttgaaacaaagagagaaaataaacaacgtGAAGTTCAACCACTGAGTCTTCAGCCCTGAGCTCGGAGCTCTGACTCCTCCAGAACACAAGACTGGACCAGACACATGAAGAGCAGACATGTTCactgaggcttttattttgtatttttcaggcCTCACACAGTTACAGTTTATGTTGAAGCCAAAACccaaagtgcagcagcagctgaggagcaCAGATCTGTGGAGGACAGGGGTGACTGTAAACAAGTCCTGTGAGGGCTAATGTTTCAGACGGTCCTTAAATGCAGCATCATGGAGAAGTTTTACTGAAACTGATTAAATATTGACAGTTTTTCTCacaaaagaaggaaggaaggaaaatgtTGAGTTTGGTCCTTCACAGTAAAGGCTCATCAGGCTGCGGCTGCACTGAGGGAAGCTGCAGGTAAATCATTTTCTGACCCGTcgtcctccctctcctcaggaTGAGGTGTAATTAGAGCGACGCCGTGGCCTCATGACGATCCTGTCTCAGTCTAATTATCTCTGTGGTCAGAGCTGCTCTCTAATTTTACACTGACAACTGAGGAAACTGAGTCACATCCAGAGGGTCCACGCTGCAgggtcctcagaggatgaacctgTTCACACTCTTCCTGTTCTTCAAGCGTTTGTCGCACGAAGAACCGAGACGCTTCCCCCGGGTTTCTGGTATTAAACCAACCAAAGCAGAGAAAGAGTTTAACTCTGCAGCTACTGaccatgaacatgaacatgaacatgaacatgaacatgagaCCATGTTGTACAATCCATTCAAGATGCtgaggaacccccccccccccgctgagCGCTCAGGATGCTTTAAAAGAGCTGAAGTTGAAGCACttaaatactgtaaaacacacaacctgcCACCCACATGctgcaggtcacacacacacacacacacacacacacacacacacacacacacacaatctttaCAGTGATCCACAGAGGTTATATTCTTTCCTGTTGAACGGCCCAGAAGAGTCGCTCTTATACTTCCTTTACTTTTCCCTTCAGACGCTGAAGCAGAGGAAACGTAGATCTTCACACCTCAGAGAGGAAGCTGTATTCAGACCTGACACTGACTCAGAGTCAGGATGATGCTACACAACAGGGCGGCAGCACAAAACAACAGGatgttataaaatgtatttaaaaccGAAACGGAGTAAATCTGCTCGTTCAGAAAAAGAGGAATGTGTATTTTAGATTGTTTTGCGTCTCGTATCTTTTCATCTGTGGATCCAAACTTCTTTTTTCGCTTCATTTAAAACTGTAAGTAACATTGTTCTGTTATcggcagagaaaataaatatttctgatgAATCtccaacaattattttcttcctttcattAAATGTTCAGGCTGCAGTTATTACAAAATACTGAACTGTATTTAATAGTGTCGCTCGTGGGAAATGACTGAGTCACACAACATCCGGCTGAAGGGAAGGTTTCTAGTCTGTTCTTCGCACCTGTGACCACACCCaccagtgacatcacagtggaCCGCCACCCTGCAGTACGTCTCAGTACAGTTGGACCACATTAGTGTGGGAACCCCGAGGCCGTTGTTCACacgttgctgctgttgctgttaaaTGTACAGAACACATactttcccagcatgcaccggACATCGCAGTCACGTCAGGGAGACGTCGGACTCTAACGACTCTGACGTCGGAAAGACGTTAGATTAAGGTTGATAATAAGAATCAGTTTGGCAGTTGTTGGGTTTTCACTGTCTGCTGCAGGAACAGCTGGAACATCTGCCTCTTGTCAGATCTGCTCAGTCTGTGTCGAGCTCAGGGAGGGAAACTCAGGAGCACCCACCTGCCCAGGATGCCATAGCAACCACTTAGCAACCACCTGGAAACGCATTAGCAAACACTGTAGCCATAACCGCTTAGCAAACTGCTACCTgccacatcaacaacaacacagcagcagctaatgTGTATGCAGCAAGACATTTCTGACTTCCTTCAGTCACATCAGATCTCAGAACAGCGTTAGATCCAGgatgtgtttagcctagcttagcataaactctggaagcagggggaagcCTATAGGTCCATGCTCTCTCCTCTAACAGGCCTACTGTACATATCCACACATGTTTGGACTTAAGCCCAGTCACGTGCATCACGTGTGTAGTTTGCAGAATGCAGGCGTGACATTCACCGGCGTCGCTGCATCAAGTCTGCAACACCTTTTTACTGCGTCGACCTCAAGCAACGCTGGAACACGTATGTTCACGCCGCCACGTCGCCTCAGACTCACAGAGGCTTCAGCTGCTGTCATGTATGTGATTTTGTGGTATTGTTAGAAATATCTTCTTCTTCCGTTGTCATccacacacgtgtacacactCACtgcaggtgatgatgatgttggtggTGATGAAGGCCGTGCTATTGTGTCTGGTGTTTCCATAGCTCTTTATGTGTCCTGTGTGCAGGAGGCCCCCGCAGGCGGCCGGCCCTCATTATGAAGCTGTTTAAACGGCTCAGATCGGGCCGACACCTGCTTCTCATTGGGAGCTGCAGCCGCCGCGCTGCCTTGTATTCCTGAGAGGGAAGTGCAGAGCGCTGCGTTAAAGTCAGCCGCCTTTCATCTTTACACAAAGGTCATTAAAAAACAGCTCTTGTTCAGCTTGATCACTTTTTCCTTTAACGGTGAAGGAATCGGTTaaagtgtgcacatgtgttgGAGCCGCTTCCTACAGCTACTGGAGCTGCAGCTCTAAATACATTCAACTTAAAGGATGGAACagtatgtatattatatttctaGTTATGTCAGCTTTGTTTCACATTATCCATATAACCACAGGTACAGAGACGAAGTCATGAcatcacatccatccatccatccatccatccatccatctatctatctatctatctatctatctatctatctatctatctatctatctatctatctatctatctatctatctatctatctatctatctatctatcttgttGTGTGAAGAGTAATGGCTAAacagtgttttgtgatgtcacactgaccttgacctttgacctttgactcccaaaatctaatcagttcatccttgagtcctgctgaatgtttgtgctaaagTTTTGTCAGAgcgtttctgagatatcgtgttctTCACGAGAATCGGACGGACTGACGGAAAACAAGGcgcctccagctctgacagtCGCCggcgcggaggaataaaaaggaaatatgaaCATTTAACACCTGCGCTCAGGTCGTTACATTGTCTACAAGTAaattttagaattgattttaatatttgaaagcTTGTTTTTAGCTGGAACAGGCCGCTGGTCTCCACAAAAACTGGGGAAACTTCAGCTTTTATCCTCCAAGCCGCTGGAACACGTCACATGATCAGATTTTATTCCTcctttttaacagttttaatttaCACATCTTTTTTTACTGATCGTTTATTGGTcttaattattttacttttttaatggtttttattcatatcatttctgtttgttttgtgtctaatgttttatctttacacTGACCTCCTCGTTTTTGAGTTTGCAACTTTCTCATCTCAGAGAAACAGTAAGAGAATATTCACATAAGCATTGAGTCAGTAAATCAATGCACCAGGATTTATTTCAGTAGCTGTCGCTGCGTTTCCATCCAGTTAAGTTTaaggaaaaactgaagaagAGAAGCTGTGATAAAGGCTgaggaaaacagatttttaatgtCTTCTTAATGTCTCAGTACTGTCTCCTGCCACCACTCTCCCCTACAGGCCTCCACCTAACCAGAAACACTAAAACTGGCCTCAGATACAAGGCATTTTAATGGAAACACAGTCCCTCCACCCGTCCACCAGGCCGTCAGTCAGCCAGAACTCCACTCCTCCTGCTGTAATAGAAGCTAATAGAAGCCAGGCTcaataaaaacactattaaCCACAGTGGAACCTGATTCCACGTCTACCAGCCGACCCCTGGCCTCCGACCCCGAGGTCAAACAGCCAGAGGACGGATCGACACACCTTCCATTAAACATCAGAGAGGCTGCTCTCGTCACTGTACTTTCCAGagatcacctgtcaatcaaacagtggAGGCGGAGCTGAGAGGTTGCAGCTTCTTGGTGAGTGGAGCTAGACAAATAGTTGACAAATCCTCACCTCTGATTGGCTCCGGTGTGATCAGGTGGTGTTGTGATGGTGACAGTTGTCCCAACCAGCCTCCTGCAGCTTCACCAGCTTAATACCTTACGGCTTCAAGTTCCTGAtcagcaaaacaataaaacactgtttgtttCCATAGTAACCAGAAGTCACAGCAGACTGTAAACCTTCACCTGGTACCTGACAAACTCATTCAATGGGTGTTGATACACAGTagagtataacagcactgggactattaactacatgtatcactccgcaTTACAggtgttgtatttactgttaATCAGCGTTACATTAACATTGTTATCTCTCTTACATCgtaacaaacaaagatgaaaatatttccagagataacatttgaattaaatgatgtctggtcgtcagaagaggatgaagggaagaagcctggacaCTTCAGCCCACACCTGAGGTCATGTGTAGGCGgagtagcaagctagtgtgcactgtgcagatcaggaaaatgtttatgtgttgcttagcaacagtccagtaccgGAActatttgtgtgtaaatgacaAAAGTCAATAATCAacagttaaatgttaatttgttatttgcatgtgtttgagctttattcactattttcttctatttctgtGCCTTTCTTTTGTATAATTAGCTGCTGCAGTGGCAAAATATCCCATAATGGACCATTAAATGTTTAATCTGCACAATCTTATTTAGCTTGATTCAGCAAAAATGTACGGTATTTTCCTCCCAACATTTGAATTCCAAAGCAATTTGCATTCTCCGGTGTCTTAAGTTATCAAGAAGAAATTTCATTTTGGCAAAATAAGAATCACAAATGAGCCTTAACTGCACAAACTGCATCTACCATCAGCGAAGAAGGGTGGAGGTGTCGCAGCCCATATCCTTCATCCATCCATGAACCAAGACGCACAAAGAATTCCTCAGTTTATCTTCATGTATTATTTAGTAACAGATTAAAGATTGTGGTGTTGCTTTTGGTTCATTCATATCTGGGTCACATTGTGGCCTGTTACAGCAAAAAGTGAAGTCAGGTTCAAGAGTTTTAGCTCTGTGGTGGTTGTTTTTAAGGTCTAATAGAAGTtatcagagagaaaacacaagactGGCCAATCTCCTATCTGTCCAGTGAAATATTCTGTAATCCTTTAATTTAAAGGCTGTTAATCACAGAGaaaatcagaaatcagaaatCATAATctaattaaaggtcccatattctACTCTGAAGTTTTTCAAGtcttgatccataagaagatatatttgtggttttaagaaccaaaaatcatctcagtgtagttttacatctcctctctcaggcttctctctgcagctctagtaacaacaggtcaatgagccaatcagaagagaggaggctctgagcctctcttctgattggctgactcttttctgagtgatccaataaaaatatagcagatttcaggtaaaaacactcagagaaaccaaatccagcaaggtttggatggtgggtccaggtgggcggggcttggtgactgctttgttgtgacatcacaaagttccagaagtcctgacggctggttttaaggctcagtttctgaatacaggctgtgtgcatttctctgtggactgaggctttgatactttcacagtattaatatagaagctagagctgatctataatca
This genomic window from Seriola aureovittata isolate HTS-2021-v1 ecotype China chromosome 5, ASM2101889v1, whole genome shotgun sequence contains:
- the LOC130169365 gene encoding protein-lysine 6-oxidase-like, which translates into the protein MKELSSEALFLSFAHLCFLCSFLDEARAQEAAADGDGDALRRGLTWQHNGQVFSILSRGAQYRPSSRRQTGSPSRGNPVVVVNSGNDTVPAASRSSPRVPAASSTAQLRAMTRQRQQPQPTPGGDGDSAPVRREDMMVGDDPYNPYKSSNYYPYYNHYNSYYRPRARTQPRHGYGTSYHQNGLPDLVPDPYYIQIATYVQRLPMYNLRCAAEENCLASSSAHSQDYDTRVLLRFPQRVKNQGTADFLPSKPRYAWEWHSCHNHFHSMDEFSLYELLDARTQSQVAEGHKASFCLEDTSCDPGYYRRFACTSHTQGLSPGCYDTYNADIDCQWIDITDVSPGKYILKVTVNPRQQVPESNFNNNVVRCDVQYTGTAAHVSGCTMTSY